The Phragmites australis chromosome 13, lpPhrAust1.1, whole genome shotgun sequence DNA window attttgttgcaagtAGTAAAAACAAATGTTGCAACAAACTTGACTTTAGTTGTAACATCTTTTTACATGTTGCCGTAATATCTAAAAGTTGCTTGCAACAAAATCGAGCGTTGCTCACAACACAAGGTTTCAAAAGTTAGATGCTCACCTGATATGCCCCCATACCTATTAGCTATATCATCTTTCAGTACATGTAGTATTTTCACATAGATCATTACTTACCATCTACTGTGCATCTTTCTTCTTAGCATTTTGTATTGGAGGAGGGGATGCTTGAGGTTGACTGTCCTTGTGTGACACCAGAAGTTGTCTTGAAAGCCTCTGGTCATGTGGAGAAATTTACAGACTTAATGGTTAAGGATGAAAAGACAGGCAACTGCTACCGTGCTGATCACTTGCTCAAGGACTTCTGTAAGGATAAGCTTGAGAGGGACAACACATTGACACCAGAGAAGGCGGAAGAATACAACAGAATTCTTGCTATCTTGGATGATCTCTCTGCAGAACAATTGGGTGCTAAGATTAAGGAGTATGGGATTGTTGCTCCTGACACCAAGAACCCATTGTCAGATCCATACCCTTTCAATCTCATGTTTCAGACTTCCATTGGACCGTCAGGTTTGAGCCCAGGGTGAGACAATAACAGCTCAGCATATTCCACTTCATTCAATCTAGTTTGAGCTTATGTGCTTCCTTGATTTTGCAGGTATATGAGGCCAGAGACAGCACAAGGTATCTTTGTGAACTTCAAAGACTTGTATTACTACAATGGCAACAAGCTACCCTTCGCCGCAGCCCAAATTGGTCAGGCCTTCAGGAATGAGGCATGACTTTGCTAACCTTCTGTTCATCCCCTGTACTTATTAGCATCTTTCCTAGTATTTAGATTTTCTACTTATTAACATATTGCAATCTATAATTTGATGAGACACATGAAAGACTACCATTACTTGTATTGTTCATGTTTGGTAGTGGTACATTTAATGTCATTACTAATCCAGATTCAACAGacaaaaacatttttaaaatcAGGTTTCTGTTGAGATAAACTGGATTAGTAAAGTGGAAACGCGAGCATTAATTAGGTGTAACTGTAGGGTCGTACCTAATTACTCTTTGAACTGAAATTAACTTCTTTCATTAGATATCTCCCCGTCAAGGCCTTCTGAGAGTCCGTGAATTTACTTTAGCGGAAATTGAGCACTTTGTGGACCCGGAGGACAAATCCCACCCAAAGTTTGGTGATGTTTCTGATCTGgagttcttgatgtttccaAGAGAAGAGCAGCTGACAGGAAGGTCAGCCACAAGACTTAAACTTGGAGATGCTGTATCTGAGGTAATATATCAGATACTTCTATTTTAGATGTTATTATGacaatatgttagttgcttatTGAAGCGCTCTGCTACTACTGGTACCATTCTCTTAACTTATAGTAGTGCTGTCTGACTCTTAGTATATTTTGCAACAACTTGCAGGGAACTGTGAACAATGAGACTCTATGCTACTTTATTGGAAGGGTCTACCTTTTCTTGACACAACTTGGGATTGACAAAGATCGTCTACGCTTCCGACAGCATCTGCCAAATGAAATGGCCCACTATGCTGCTGATTGCTGGGATGCAGAGATTGAGTGCTCTTATGGGTGGATTGAGTGCGTTGGAATTGCTGATAGGTCTGCATATGACTTGCGTGCTCACTCGGTATGTATCGGCATTGAATGCTTACACTCTTGGAATTGCTCGTTGATTGTTCATTATACACTAATGCTTCTGTACTTGATATTGTACTACTAAAAAGCTATGCCACTGTCACGCTAAGGTGTAGATCATTTCTTGTTCAAAAAGTCGCTTTTTCAAATAGTCCCCTGCCACTTTTTTAATGGTCAAATAGTTACTTTCATGAGAAAGATGGAGTCTTTTGTTTTACTGCGCTTACCATTAGAGCTTATTAATAATCGTTGAATTTAGTTGAATGCTCTGCTTTATTTGTACCATTCTTTTCTGCACCCAAAGAAAAATCACTGGCACACATCCTTTATGAAGTGTTTTTTTGCACATGACTTTGTTTGTGTTATTTCTTCTTACGCCCAAAGAAAAATCACTGGCATTGAAGCATTCCTTTGTGAATTATTCTTTACTTCTTTTGCACATAATAATCATAATAAAACTAGGCCTTTCTAAATTTGTTATCGAACAGGATAAAAGCGGTGTTCCACTTGAAGCACATGAAAAGTTTGCAGAACCCAGAGAAGTGGAGGTGAGGTTTTCTTTTTCGGTACATGTTTACGATTGTACACTCTATTTTTACCATGGCTTTACAGATGTACTGTTTTGGTCAATTTCTTAAACTATCTGCTCTGCTTACAATAAGTTTCATTTCGGCACATTCAGAAATTAGTTATAACCCCATCAAAAAAGGAGCTTGGTCTTGCTTTCAAAGGGAACCAAAAGATGGTTCTCGAAGCATTGGAAGTAAGTTTCATTTCCACGTTGGCTACATTGTGTTACTGTTGCTGTTGTGATGTTGATCTTCATGTACTTTTCTTCTTACAGGCCATGAGTGAGACTGAAGCATTGGATATGAAAGCTGCCTTGGAGTCCAAAGGGGAGGTTGAGTTTAAGGTGTGCACCCTTGGGAAGGATGTCACCATAAAGAAAAACATGGTTTCAATCAACAtcgagaagaaaaaagaacaccAAAGGAAATTTACTCCTTCTGTCATTGAACCATCCTTTGGGATTGGGCGCATTATATACTGCCTTTTTGAGCACTGCTTCTACCAAAGGCCTGGCAAGTCAGATGATGAGCAGCTAAACGTTTTTGGTTTTCCCCCTCTTGTTGCTCCAATAAAGTGCACTGTCTTTCCACTGGTCAAGATTGAGAAATTTGATGTTGTTGCCAAGAAAATTTCAAAGGCCTTGACAGCAGCAGGGATTTCACACATTATCGACATCACAGGTACATGACTGAACCAAGTGGACTTGTGCCTATCTTCTATTTCAGCACTTATATCTGAGTTCGACTTTTGatcttttttgttcttttgctaCTGGCTGTACTCTTGAAGATGAGATTGATGAGAAGCATATGATTTTGTCTATTATTTTAAATTGCTAATGTCGCATAGAGGTCCAAATTCCACCTTGTATGCTTTGAGAAAATAGCACActctttagttcaaatttaattACTTAAACCAGATACTAGATTTCTTAAATATTTCTGAAACTCAAGATAGCTGTCTCACGAAACTTTGATTTCCCTTGTGCTCTTCAGTGTATTATTTTCTAGATGCAGTACTCAATGTGCCTGCTCTCCTTTCTTTTCAATATATCTTGATTGAATGAAGCATAGCACAtaattttttcttgaaaatagGTTATGATCTCATACTGCATTTGAGGATCTGAAATTTCAAATACTTCTTATGGTACCATGCTCTCTAGTGGACAGTCATGCAAAAACAATCTGCAATACAAGGATGGTGAATGTGACCTTTGTTCACTGTCTTGTTGCAGGTAATTCAATTGGTAAGCGCTACGCAAGGACCGACGAACTCGGTGTCCCCCTGGCAATCACGGTTGACTCCACTACAAATGTGACGGTGCGGGATCGGGACAGCAAGGACCAGATACGCGTCGAGGTCGACGAGGTGGCCTCGGTGGTGAAGGAAGTGACGGATGGGCAGAGCACCTGGGCTGACATCATGTGGAGGTACCCGGTGCATACCGCCTCACCTGCGGACGATGAGGAAGAGGCAGAATCCTGAAGAGCACAGCCAAAACAATCTCCAATGATCGTTGGTCCTCCTGAGTCTCTGATACATGTCTTGTTTAACAGAATGCGACAATGCGTTGTCCATTTGTCGTGTACGGCAACGGTAGCTTGATTGTTACAAAGTTTTAcagatagttttttttcttgtgataCTGGCCTCGTAAAATCTAAATTGTACTTCATCTTCATGTACACTTTCTTTTGTTTGCCTTAGCTGCATTGTTTGTTGGTTTTTTGTTAGTAGAAGACATCTTTGTTTTTCAGATTGATACGGTCCATGTCGATCAATATGAAGTGTGTTGACTGTTGAGCCCTACTACGGAAACATTGCTAGGATTTGTCTGTTTgtgttttctttattttttctttaagaTGATTGCTGGAATTTCTTGCCTCCTCATGTAAGCACTT harbors:
- the LOC133889011 gene encoding glycine--tRNA ligase, mitochondrial 1-like, whose translation is MAALASAGKTMTREAFRAAVTNTLERRLFFVPSFKIYGGVAGLYDYGPPGCAVKANVLAFWRQHFVLEEGMLEVDCPCVTPEVVLKASGHVEKFTDLMVKDEKTGNCYRADHLLKDFCKDKLERDNTLTPEKAEEYNRILAILDDLSAEQLGAKIKEYGIVAPDTKNPLSDPYPFNLMFQTSIGPSGLSPGYMRPETAQGIFVNFKDLYYYNGNKLPFAAAQIGQAFRNEISPRQGLLRVREFTLAEIEHFVDPEDKSHPKFGDVSDLEFLMFPREEQLTGRSATRLKLGDAVSEGTVNNETLCYFIGRVYLFLTQLGIDKDRLRFRQHLPNEMAHYAADCWDAEIECSYGWIECVGIADRSAYDLRAHSDKSGVPLEAHEKFAEPREVEKLVITPSKKELGLAFKGNQKMVLEALEAMSETEALDMKAALESKGEVEFKVCTLGKDVTIKKNMVSINIEKKKEHQRKFTPSVIEPSFGIGRIIYCLFEHCFYQRPGKSDDEQLNVFGFPPLVAPIKCTVFPLVKIEKFDVVAKKISKALTAAGISHIIDITGNSIGKRYARTDELGVPLAITVDSTTNVTVRDRDSKDQIRVEVDEVASVVKEVTDGQSTWADIMWRYPVHTASPADDEEEAES